One window from the genome of Flavobacterium agricola encodes:
- a CDS encoding murein hydrolase activator EnvC family protein, whose amino-acid sequence MYKLFFSLAFISLTHIAWGQQTSAQQQQLEKRKAQLLNEIRIANSKLNIEASKEKDVLADLKASEEKIAIIEDLITTAERETKFLDDNIYNTQKQINVLTAELNALKEDYKNTIVKSYKSRNEKSRIMFVLSSENFLQAYKRIQYMKYYASYRKIQGDEIQEKNEQVKAQKIELELQRAKKIAIIEANEKNKQLLSEEKKKNEKLVAEIKKNKRKYTAEITKKQQQSKQIQKEIDELVRKAIAEANRKKAEEARRKAAAANSSSKSKTNTTTASSAKVVLDKEGEIISNNFKNNKGKLPWPVENGYVSSKFGIQPHPVYSNLTIDNGGVEIKVENGSNARAVFDGEVIQIQVLGNTKAILVQHGEYFTLYKNLSTVSVKVGDKVTAKQDLGRIHIPSNGRTVLNFYVYKNTEKMNPSHWVKNL is encoded by the coding sequence ATGTATAAATTATTTTTTTCTCTCGCTTTTATAAGCTTAACCCATATTGCTTGGGGGCAACAAACATCTGCACAGCAACAACAACTCGAAAAACGTAAAGCACAATTGCTTAACGAAATTCGTATTGCCAATTCTAAACTAAATATTGAAGCAAGTAAAGAAAAGGATGTGTTGGCCGATTTAAAAGCATCTGAAGAAAAAATAGCAATTATAGAAGATTTAATTACCACGGCAGAACGTGAAACCAAGTTTTTAGATGATAATATTTACAACACCCAAAAACAAATAAATGTTTTAACTGCCGAATTAAACGCTTTAAAAGAAGATTATAAAAATACCATTGTAAAATCGTACAAAAGCCGAAACGAAAAAAGCCGAATTATGTTTGTGCTTTCTTCCGAAAATTTTTTACAAGCGTACAAACGCATTCAGTACATGAAGTACTATGCAAGTTACCGTAAAATTCAAGGCGACGAAATTCAAGAAAAAAACGAACAAGTTAAAGCGCAAAAAATTGAATTAGAATTGCAACGTGCTAAAAAAATTGCAATTATAGAAGCTAACGAAAAAAACAAACAACTTTTATCTGAAGAGAAAAAGAAAAATGAAAAGTTAGTTGCCGAAATTAAAAAGAACAAACGAAAATATACTGCCGAAATAACCAAAAAGCAGCAGCAGTCAAAACAAATTCAAAAAGAAATTGACGAATTGGTGCGTAAAGCAATTGCCGAAGCCAACCGCAAAAAAGCAGAAGAAGCCCGCCGTAAGGCCGCAGCAGCCAATTCATCTTCTAAGTCCAAAACAAATACAACTACAGCAAGTTCTGCTAAAGTTGTATTAGATAAAGAAGGCGAAATTATATCGAATAATTTTAAAAACAATAAAGGTAAATTACCTTGGCCGGTAGAAAATGGGTATGTTTCGTCTAAATTCGGTATCCAGCCGCATCCTGTATATTCAAACTTAACCATTGATAATGGTGGGGTTGAAATTAAAGTTGAAAACGGAAGTAATGCACGTGCTGTTTTTGATGGCGAAGTAATTCAAATTCAAGTTTTAGGAAACACGAAGGCTATTTTGGTTCAGCACGGAGAATATTTTACTTTATACAAAAACTTAAGTACCGTGTCGGTTAAAGTTGGTGATAAAGTTACTGCCAAGCAAGATTTAGGGCGCATCCACATTCCATCTAACGGACGTACGGTTTTAAACTTTTATGTGTATAAAAACACTGAAAAAATGAATCCTTCCCATTGGGTGAAAAACTTATAA
- a CDS encoding DUF4292 domain-containing protein produces MMIKKFAYLFCSLFILTACSSKKTAVETAEATSRISKSELATKHYAIPTDFNTLNIRTAIKFKDKKLDQSASADIRIEKDKQILVVVRFLGITFVKALITPDRVSYYDSFNGQYFDGNYQILSNWLGVDLDYTKVQNIFLGKSIYDLNQVNFVTALDNGLHKIKYKTRDGVINESFFEDLNYLLLKTTLKQPDENRQVVLNYTDYKATQGIFLPATIAIVAEQENPVQIDIKYNSVSVNDNVSFKYEIPNGFKQIQLVTE; encoded by the coding sequence ATGATGATTAAAAAATTTGCATACCTTTTTTGTTCTCTTTTTATTTTAACTGCATGTTCATCTAAAAAAACGGCTGTAGAAACTGCCGAAGCAACTTCGCGCATTTCTAAATCCGAATTGGCAACCAAACATTATGCAATTCCAACTGATTTTAATACCTTAAACATCAGAACAGCTATAAAATTTAAAGATAAAAAGCTAGATCAAAGCGCAAGCGCTGATATTAGAATAGAAAAAGACAAACAAATTTTAGTTGTGGTTCGTTTTTTGGGCATTACCTTTGTTAAGGCATTAATCACGCCCGACCGCGTTTCGTATTACGACAGCTTTAACGGACAATATTTTGATGGAAACTATCAAATTTTATCCAATTGGTTGGGGGTAGATTTAGATTATACCAAAGTGCAAAATATATTTTTAGGAAAATCCATTTACGATTTAAATCAGGTTAACTTTGTAACAGCTTTAGATAACGGATTGCATAAAATAAAATACAAAACGCGTGATGGAGTTATTAACGAATCGTTTTTCGAAGATTTAAATTATTTGTTACTAAAAACCACGCTGAAACAGCCTGACGAAAACCGCCAGGTAGTTTTAAATTACACCGATTATAAAGCAACTCAAGGAATATTTTTGCCCGCAACAATTGCTATTGTTGCCGAACAAGAAAATCCGGTTCAAATAGATATTAAATACAATTCTGTTTCTGTTAACGATAATGTTTCGTTTAAATACGAAATTCCTAACGGATTTAAACAAATTCAATTGGTTACAGAATAA
- a CDS encoding tetratricopeptide repeat protein, which translates to MMQVKSRFIVFYFLLSGFVATAQIPGENVADEIENNFYEAISQKAIENYDKAIVLLQKNVQKQPENAVFYNQLGKNYFALKDYYQAELAYEKAISLSANQKWYWIDLYKLFYTTKDFKKAIPIAVKIAEMDPEYTDDLVSLYVYAKEYDKALVLLDELEKRGKLSPAMQRFKFQAESELKFTKKVKADFKQATQINPADETAYEELITNYLHDEDYDKTYQTINQLVQHVPNSDWGHVTQFRSALQANNYATALQHLNAAITSNTVHELLKHRIFNEYLIFVNANPKYETDLVSVVDLFKNQDIINVPKEVGVFFYNKNKFNVAQVYLEKGLQNNPNDVVLQTLLIQNFLANKNYAQAAIATKKYIELYPAEAKLYYYLGIAQVNSNEPKKALQSFDEALTYLFDDDALEANIYIQMGECYHKLGNEKQKETYFIKANKILNP; encoded by the coding sequence ATGATGCAAGTAAAATCGCGCTTTATCGTTTTTTATTTCTTGCTTTCCGGTTTTGTAGCTACGGCACAAATACCGGGTGAAAATGTTGCGGACGAAATTGAAAATAATTTTTACGAAGCCATTTCTCAAAAAGCGATCGAAAATTACGATAAAGCCATTGTTTTACTTCAAAAAAACGTTCAAAAACAGCCCGAAAATGCTGTTTTTTACAATCAATTAGGTAAAAATTACTTTGCTTTAAAAGATTATTACCAGGCCGAATTGGCTTATGAAAAAGCCATTTCATTAAGTGCCAACCAAAAATGGTATTGGATTGATTTGTACAAGCTTTTTTATACAACTAAAGATTTTAAAAAAGCAATTCCTATTGCAGTTAAAATAGCCGAAATGGATCCGGAATATACCGACGATTTAGTTTCGTTGTACGTTTATGCTAAAGAATATGATAAGGCTTTAGTTTTGTTAGACGAATTAGAAAAACGTGGCAAATTATCTCCGGCCATGCAACGTTTTAAATTTCAGGCAGAATCTGAGCTGAAGTTTACTAAAAAAGTGAAAGCCGATTTTAAACAAGCAACACAAATTAATCCGGCTGACGAAACCGCGTACGAAGAATTAATTACCAATTATTTGCATGACGAAGATTACGATAAAACGTATCAAACCATAAATCAATTGGTACAACATGTACCAAACTCAGATTGGGGGCATGTAACGCAATTTCGTTCTGCTTTACAAGCCAATAATTATGCAACAGCGTTACAACATTTAAACGCTGCTATTACCAGCAACACGGTGCACGAATTGCTAAAACACCGTATTTTTAATGAATATTTAATTTTTGTAAATGCAAACCCAAAGTACGAAACCGATTTGGTTTCGGTGGTAGATTTATTTAAAAATCAAGATATTATTAATGTTCCTAAAGAAGTTGGTGTATTTTTTTACAACAAAAATAAATTTAACGTAGCGCAAGTTTATCTGGAAAAAGGTTTACAAAACAACCCGAACGATGTGGTATTGCAAACGCTTTTAATTCAAAATTTTCTAGCCAATAAAAACTACGCGCAAGCGGCAATTGCGACCAAAAAATATATAGAACTTTATCCGGCAGAAGCCAAGTTGTATTATTATTTAGGTATTGCACAAGTAAACTCAAACGAGCCTAAAAAGGCATTACAAAGTTTTGATGAAGCTTTGACTTATTTGTTTGATGATGATGCGTTAGAAGCTAATATTTATATTCAAATGGGCGAATGTTACCATAAGTTAGGTAATGAAAAGCAAAAAGAAACGTATTTTATAAAAGCCAATAAAATTCTTAACCCATGA
- a CDS encoding sugar nucleotidyltransferase translates to MRIIVPMAGRGSRLRPHTLTVPKPLIPIAGKPIVHRLVEDIASVINQEIEEIAFIIHESFGKAVEADLLAIAEKLGSKGKIYYQNEALGTAHAILCAKESMQGNIVVAYADTLFRADFTLETDADSVIWVKAVPDPSAFGVVQLNDKNEIVDFVEKPKEFISDLAIIGIYYFKSGENLRAELEYLLDNNIIKGGEYQLTDALENMKQKGLLFKPGKVDEWMDCGNKNVTVETNSRMLNFLHQDGQNLVANNVVLENAKIIQPCYVGENVVLKNATIGPNVSVGANSVIENATINNSLIQNNATITNAQLTNSMIGNHAAFNGKFTSISIGDYSVLD, encoded by the coding sequence ATGAGAATAATTGTACCAATGGCGGGCCGTGGTTCCCGATTAAGACCACATACATTAACGGTTCCAAAACCATTAATTCCTATTGCAGGTAAACCAATCGTACATCGTTTGGTCGAAGATATTGCTAGCGTTATCAATCAAGAAATAGAAGAAATTGCTTTTATTATTCACGAAAGCTTTGGTAAAGCTGTAGAAGCAGATTTATTAGCTATCGCTGAAAAGTTAGGTTCTAAAGGAAAAATTTATTACCAAAACGAAGCATTAGGAACAGCTCACGCAATTTTATGTGCTAAAGAAAGCATGCAAGGTAATATTGTTGTTGCTTATGCAGATACGTTATTCCGTGCCGATTTTACGTTAGAAACCGATGCAGATAGCGTTATTTGGGTAAAAGCAGTTCCAGATCCAAGCGCATTTGGCGTGGTGCAACTAAATGATAAAAATGAAATTGTTGATTTTGTTGAAAAACCAAAAGAATTTATTTCAGATTTAGCCATTATCGGGATTTATTATTTCAAATCGGGCGAAAATTTACGTGCCGAATTAGAATATTTATTAGATAACAACATTATCAAAGGCGGAGAATATCAGTTAACCGATGCGTTAGAAAACATGAAGCAAAAAGGTTTACTTTTTAAACCGGGCAAAGTGGACGAATGGATGGATTGTGGAAACAAAAATGTTACTGTAGAAACCAATTCGCGCATGTTAAACTTTTTACACCAAGACGGACAAAATTTAGTTGCCAATAATGTGGTATTAGAAAACGCAAAAATTATTCAACCGTGTTATGTGGGCGAAAATGTAGTACTTAAAAACGCTACTATTGGGCCAAATGTGTCGGTTGGAGCCAATTCGGTTATCGAAAATGCAACCATAAATAACTCGTTAATTCAAAACAACGCAACCATTACTAATGCACAATTGACCAATTCAATGATTGGTAATCATGCGGCATTTAATGGTAAATTCACCTCAATTAGCATTGGTGATTATAGCGTTTTAGATTAA